The nucleotide sequence TATTGCCGGTCAGGCTGGATAATTAGTAGTTGAGGGATAACGTAATGAAAAGCTTTCGCATAAATGTAGAGCAGCATAAACTGATCATCCATATAGTCATGCTTGTTACTCTTGCCAGCATGGTGTTCATTACCCCCTTCGATAACCAATTTCGGTTTACTCTGGGTGTCACAGTGTTATCTATGTTGCTGTTCTCTTTTCCCCAGCTTCCTGCATTTCGGGTCGTCTTCATTAGCGGTGTAAGTATTGTGCTTTTCCGAGTAGCTGTTTCCTTTTTTCTTGGACAAAATAGTCTAGAAATCGTATTTATAGGACATATTCCCGCTTTGGCATACTATATAACCTTCGGAACTTTATTTGAGCTATTTGATATTCATAACTTGATTGATAAGTTCACCGTTGCTACCTTGTTACTTAGTGCAACCGATGCTCTGAGTAATATTGTCGAGTTGTTATTTCGGCCTGCATTGCAGGCTGTTGACTATGAACTGGCACTTGCTAGTGTTATTTTTATTGCGATGGCACGATCCGTTATTGCCATATATGGATATGTGCTGCTTAAGAAGTACCATTCGTTTGTGTTGGTACAAGAACAGTTAAGACGCTATACAGAACTGATATTAATGATCGCAAAGCTAAAAGCTGAGCTTTTTTATTTAAAGAAATCATCTCAGGATATTGAAAGTGTAATGGAACGCAGCTATTGGTTATATAATCATTTGAAACAGCGAGAGTGGGATGAAGAATCCTTGGCTCTGAATGCGGGTAAGGCGCTCGAAATTGCACGAGATATTCATGAAGTGAAAAAAGATTATACTCGGGTAATTAGCGGCATTGAAAATGTGTTAAAGCCTACCAGTCTGGATCGATATATGAATTTTTCTGAAGTGTTTTATATCATTGAACAAAATGTTTTGCGCTATATTGAGGCTTCTGGAAAGAATATTACGATAACCTTTCACTATACTGAAGATTTCCTAACCGACCGGTACTATACGATCGTATCATTGCTCGATAATTTAATTATGAATGCCATCGAAGCGTCCGGGCAGTCTGGGAACATTGGCGTCAAACAAACACGTAATGCAGACGAGTATATATTCCAAGTAGAAGATGACGGAATCGGTATTAATGCCGACGAATTATTATTCGTTTTTAAGCCTGGCTACTCAACCAAATTTTCGCTGGAAACCGGGAAAATGTCGACCGGGTTGGGCCTTGCCCATGTGAAAAACCTAACTGAAGATCTTGGCGGGACGGTTAGTGTTTCTTCAGTAACGGGAGGGGGAGCGAAGTTTATTGTAATCATTCCTCGAGCGAAGCTGATATTGCAAGATTGATATCCAGACAGGATTTGTAAATAGTCAGACTGTTCAGAGATTAGAAGTGAGAGTTTCTAATCTTTTTTGTTGTTTCCAGTAGTGTATCAGTTATTGTGATAATGTAGATATAGTATAGTGATGTATAAGGGGGGGATTAGCCGACATACGCTGGGCTTTCAGAGCGAAAGCTGACAAATCAAAACGTAGGGGGATTAGTCGTGAAGCAATATCAAAAACTCTTATTAGGTTTTGTACTTGGCGTTGTTATTGGTCTAATTGGCTATTATACTTTCCCGGAAAAAGCCTATCCCTTCATGAAGACATTCACCGACTTCTGTACGCTAACTGGCGCCATATTCCTTAGAATGATCTTCATGGTTGTTGTGCCCTTGTTAGTTTCCGCATTAATTCTCGGTGTATTTGAGTTGGGCAAAGGCCGTAACCTAGGCAAAGTTGCTACCAAGTCGTTAACGTATACTGTTGTCTTGAGTTTGATTGCCGTTATGCTCGCCGTAACGATGACTAACATCATGCAGCCTGGGGTTGGCGTGCAGTTCGACAGAGCCGAACTTGCTAAGAACACAGGCGTTTTGACGATTAACAAAAATATGCAGGCTGCGCAAAGCAAACCATGGACCCAATATATTACCGATCTGATTCCGCAGAACCCCGTTGACTCTGCAGCCAGAGCTTTTGGCGGTGAAATTATTGCTGTAATGGTGTTCGCTTTAATGTTTGGCTATGCGCTCAGTATAGTCGTTAAAGACGAAAACAATGCGCTCATCCAGATGTTTCAAACTGTCT is from Anaerosporomusa subterranea and encodes:
- a CDS encoding sensor histidine kinase, which encodes MKSFRINVEQHKLIIHIVMLVTLASMVFITPFDNQFRFTLGVTVLSMLLFSFPQLPAFRVVFISGVSIVLFRVAVSFFLGQNSLEIVFIGHIPALAYYITFGTLFELFDIHNLIDKFTVATLLLSATDALSNIVELLFRPALQAVDYELALASVIFIAMARSVIAIYGYVLLKKYHSFVLVQEQLRRYTELILMIAKLKAELFYLKKSSQDIESVMERSYWLYNHLKQREWDEESLALNAGKALEIARDIHEVKKDYTRVISGIENVLKPTSLDRYMNFSEVFYIIEQNVLRYIEASGKNITITFHYTEDFLTDRYYTIVSLLDNLIMNAIEASGQSGNIGVKQTRNADEYIFQVEDDGIGINADELLFVFKPGYSTKFSLETGKMSTGLGLAHVKNLTEDLGGTVSVSSVTGGGAKFIVIIPRAKLILQD